The Lactuca sativa cultivar Salinas chromosome 2, Lsat_Salinas_v11, whole genome shotgun sequence genome includes a window with the following:
- the LOC111908557 gene encoding uncharacterized protein LOC111908557 — protein sequence MALFVKKLVVFLLLPILLLTCSSYANDNLPQVRVEDRKLLQTMIKGVGKQFHKGPFDSGWSKLPISIAAKIEDSKRLENWIKVNTQAEDELSGVSQKVAETIVMMIGDKLFLANGRKKLSVGWTVGKWIYKLDEKCEKVEKYFNIACEHSKLTDDIPGMSCIILVAGDKTQSPICNEGILTQENIPCYYSKGTVSTTLSITKNPLNDCVVNQVP from the exons ATGGCTTTGTTTGTTAAGAAATTGGTCGTCTTCCTCCTCCTACCAATCCTTCTTCTTACTTGCTCTTCATATGCCAACGATAACCTCCCTCAAGTTAG GGTAGAGGATCGTAAATTGCTTCAAACAATGATCAAGGGTGTTGGAAAGCAGTTCCATAAAGGTCCGTTTGATTCGGGATGGTCTAAGTTACCCATATCTATAGCGGCTAAGATAGAGGATAGCAAGCGACTGGAAAATTGGATAAAAGTGAATACACAAGCTGAAGATGAGTTATCTGGGGTGTCACAGAAGGTAGCAGAAACTATTGTGATGATGATAGGAGATAAGTTATTTTTAGCCAATGGTAGAAAGAAGTTGAGTGTCGGTTGGACAGTAGGAAAATGGATTTACAAATTGGATGAAAAGTGTGAAAAGGTTGAAAAATATTTTAACATTGCATGTGAGCATTCTAAATTAACAGATGACATCCCTGGAATGAGTTGCATCATCTTAGTTGCTGGCGATAAGACACAAAGTCCTATTTGCAACGAGGGCATCTTAACACAAGAAAACATCCCTTGCTATTATTCCAAGGGTACTGTTTCTACGACGTTGTCTATAACCAAAAATCCTCTCAATGATTGTGTCGTTAATCAAGTACCCTAG